In Oncorhynchus masou masou isolate Uvic2021 chromosome 31, UVic_Omas_1.1, whole genome shotgun sequence, the sequence CCTTTCAGAGAGTTTATTTCTGTGATCAAAGCCGTTCCCAGTGGTCTAACTACACTTATGAAAAGTAGTCTTAATTTTGGGAATGATCACAAAGTATATCCAGAACTCAGATTGGAAGGCGTGGGCTTACTTGAGAAATCTTGTTGTAATAAATATATAAGACAAATTCTTCATTCACAAAACCAACTTACACCGAGAGGAAAGTTTTTCTGGAACATGCTTATTCCTGACATTGTCTGGAAAAATGCATGGTTAAGACCTTAAAGATACTGTATACCAAACAAAGTTAAGGAAGTGCACTTCAACATTTTGCATAagatatatccatgtaattctatgatGTCCAAATTTGTGGCTATTGATGATATCTGCGTTTTCTGTGAAAAATAAGGTGAGAATCTGTCTCACTTGTTCTTTGAATGTAAATTTGTGTCCGAATTTTGGGAAAACCTTGCAAAGTACTTATTTACCATTATGAACACTGCTTATAATTTTAGcataaaatatataatatgttACTATTGCAATGATAACAAAACCACTGAAATGATTGTTAATTTTTAAAGTTCTTGTTGCCAAATACTTTAAACACAAACAAAAATTCCAAAATTCCATACCAAAATTAGACATTTTTCTGATTGAATTTAATTATCTTATTAAAACACTAACCCTTGTGAATAACAACAAGAATAACATCTTCATGAATCATTATAATAAGATATTTTCAGAGTGAATATAATTGCACTTAAATTattttgttttttgtattttatttatattttttgtatgTTTGAGCATTGTTAATACCTGCGTTTGGTTTGCTAGACATGTTTGATGTAGCAATGTAAGTTGATTTTTGTATTATGAAtaataaaaaagaaaaaaagtaaAAGCCTGTCTATCATGTTCATTGATTGGGTTAAGAAAACCTCTCACTCCAAAAATGAGTGGACCAATGGAGACTCATTGTCTATGCCTCCCTCTAAACCCAGCCCTTCACGGAAATATAATACCAAAACTCGCAATCGAGTATAAAATCATTTGTCAGAGTTTTGCTCTCGCTTTAAAATGATTTGCTTacaagttttttttgtttttgacgTCTTATTTTTGTTTacaattctatgcattttgctTTCAGTTGTTTGGCTTTTGATTTCAACATTCATTATTTCAACCATCCTCGAAAATATGTTTACATTCTCAACTTTATTtttcatgtatgtatgtatgtatatatatatatatatatatatatatatatatacacacacacacaatacatattGCGTGTAATTGACCACATACGTATGGCTTAATGAGAAACCCATAGTATACACcatccaatgaaatgcttacttgcagcaTCCGCCCTAAACAGCATATCACCCCAGGTATTACATTCCAAACTGCAAGTCCTTTCATGACGTTAATAAATTCTGGCAACTAGTCCATCACTCTGTTAATTTtttacaacacaataacacagacAAAGAGTGGGAGAAAGATAGAGGTTGAACAACAGATGAGTGCTGCTTATATTTGAAGCACGTAGCAAAGTTTATGAAGTGCTAAAGGTCAATCTTTCTGACAGTTTTAccagctgttctctctcacactgaGCAGTTTGGGATCATGACAGAAGCAGAGCTGTACACAGAATACAAGGGAGTCTACCTCCCCACATATCTACACCCTCAGGGGAGCCTGAAATACTATGAGGAGTTTACTTTTCGTCACGACGACATTCTCATTGTCACATATCCTAAGTCAGGTAAGTAGCTTTTATTAATAAACAACTATAGACTATTGGTAGACAACTGCACAGACTGAGTTGATAATACATGTGCTGCAACACACACTGTGATAGTGAACACTAAATAGTTGTCAAGCCTACTGTTGCCTTTATAAGGTACATGCCTGAGTGACTGCACATCACAAAGAGGTCTGTCTGTACTTGTGGGCTAAAGCTATGATACTGTAGAAATCCTACCCTCAGTATATACAtttcattcggaaagtattcagacccttttaatTTTTGCACATTTTTACGTtatggccttattctaaaattgattgaattaatatttttcctcatcaatctacgcacgTAAAACACgtttttttagatattttttaatacatttttattaaaaaacatttacctaatttacataagtattcagaccctttgctatgagacttgaaattgagcttaggtgcatcctgtttccattgatcatccttgagatgtttctacaacttgattggagtcaattgattggacatgacttggaaaagcacacacctgtcaatataaggtcacacagttgacagtgtatgtcagagcaaaaactaaggaATTAGccttagagctctgagacaggattgtgtcaaagcacagatctggggaagtgtaccaaaaaatgtagcattgaagatccccaaatgcagcattgaagatccccaagaacacagtggcctccatcattcttaaatggaagaagctcggaaccacgaagactcttcctagagctgaccgccaggccaaactgagcaaccgggggagaagggccttggtcagggagtagaccaagaacccaatggttgttctgacagagctccagagttcctctgtggaaatgggagaaccttccagaaggacaaccatctccgcagcactctaccaatcaggcctttatggtagcgtagccagacagaagccactcctcagtaaaagacactttcagcccacttggagtttgccaaaatacacctaaagactctcagaccatgagaaacaagattctctggactgatgaaatcaagattgaactctttggcctgaatgccaagtgtcacatctggaagaaatatggcaccatccctacggtgaagcatggtggtagtggcagcatcacactgtggggatgtttttcaggggcagggactgggagactagtcaggatcgagggaaatatgaacagagcaaaatacagagttccttaatgaaaacctgcaccagagcgctcaggacctcaaactggggccaaggttcaccttccaacaggacaacaaccctaagtacacacccaagacaatgcaggagtggcttcggaacaagtctctgaatgtccttgagtggcccagccagagcccggacttgaacctgattgaacatctcttgAGCGACGctgcccatccaacctgacagagcttgagaggatctccagagaagaataggagaaactccccaaatacaggtgtgccaagcttgtagagtcatacagACAAAGACTCAAGACTTTAATCGATGCCAAAGGTGAGtcaaaaagtactgagtaaagggtctgaatacatatgtaaatgtgatattttataaattagtaacaaaatgtgtaaaaagtcaagaggtctgaatactttccgattgcaCACTATATGACCATTTCCAGGACTGCAGTTATCATGCCTTCCTTTGGGAGTACAAACTTTCTGGTTCATGGGGTTCATTCCCTGCTAGAcctttattttgtaaatgtaaatTAAGCTCAAACATCTGCTTTTCCACTCCACCTGTCTTTacccctgtctttctctgtccctctccccccagGTACAACATGGATGCAGGAGATTGTTCCCCTGGTACAGAGTGGAGGGGACCTGACCCCGGTGCTGACTGTCCCAAACTGGGACAGAGTTCCTTGGCTAGAAGAGACAAGGGCCTGTGTCCTCAATCTGGAGCAGAGGGCATCACCACGCCTGTTTTCtacccactaccactacaacatGATGCCCGCCTCCTTCTTCACTGTAAAGCCTAAGGTAGTGCACTGTAGATACGTGTAGATCAGCTCCTGTAGTGAAGCTGGTTTGGTGAACTATGCTGCTTTAGCTTTAGGCTTTAACACAATGGGCTAACACAATCATAGGTCACATTGATGACCTGGGTTTAATACCCAGTTGATCACATTTCTCATCATGTCAAGAGAATGTAGTCTGTCACTACACTACATCGAATGTTACAATTCTAAGGCTGATTGTGCACATTGTGCACTATTAGAATAATACACAATGGCCTTGGGTAATGAATGGTTGATCAGAGAGATTCCCCATCTCCAGGTCATCTATGTGATGAGAAACCCTAAAGATGTGTTCACATCCTCCTATCACTACTACGGCATGGCCTCCTTCCTGGTCCAACCTGGCACTCAGGAACAATTCCTGCAGAAGTTCATCAATGGAAA encodes:
- the LOC135523735 gene encoding sulfotransferase 2B1-like, with the translated sequence MTEAELYTEYKGVYLPTYLHPQGSLKYYEEFTFRHDDILIVTYPKSGTTWMQEIVPLVQSGGDLTPVLTVPNWDRVPWLEETRACVLNLEQRASPRLFSTHYHYNMMPASFFTVKPKVIYVMRNPKDVFTSSYHYYGMASFLVQPGTQEQFLQKFINGKVMFGSWFDHVIGWLNAKDQDRTMYISYEEMIFDLRDSVSKVSQFMGKSLDSEVIEKIADHCVFKNMKQNKMSNYSLVPNEFMDRNKSEFLRKGIAGDWKNQLTVSQAEYFDAVYKNQMKDIKYKFVWD